In Chryseobacterium camelliae, one DNA window encodes the following:
- a CDS encoding DUF4876 domain-containing protein has product MKKTVLLLSLAVALATGFTVTSCSSDDDFGSSVSQTGVLTMNFTGDQIATYQTLDISIKEINTGTVTQLTIKNTNAHSVELPFGSYIITVNGSVIKTDSEEVNVGASANTDIKINVTNITIPLLVKQFGHDFIIEEVFFTGVRTPDNKNYNSGRYFKITNNTDKVLDAANLIIGQSNFLTTSNDNPTPYDTNTYFPVKGVMILTSTTPKLVEPGDFIVVADNAINHSQNTSTAYNLQNADWEFPSNNPALGQVDNPSVPNAEVIYTQMTYNMFFLHNRGFESYVIARFPAGEDKNTFLQNQKYNYTFVNSAGNTVSRSAYKIPNSWIVDGVNNSIPTDFVQTLTSASIDAGWTSVGSMNNDATRYGKSVRRKVIGQTSKGKNVYKDTNNSTLDFVKDSQPSLKNGITH; this is encoded by the coding sequence ATGAAGAAAACTGTTTTATTATTAAGCCTTGCGGTCGCTCTGGCCACGGGATTTACAGTAACCTCCTGCTCAAGCGATGATGATTTCGGCTCTTCCGTTTCGCAGACAGGTGTGTTAACCATGAATTTCACCGGAGACCAGATTGCAACCTATCAGACTCTGGACATTTCAATTAAAGAGATCAACACCGGAACGGTTACCCAGCTCACGATCAAAAACACCAATGCCCATTCCGTTGAGCTTCCTTTCGGATCTTATATTATTACAGTAAACGGATCTGTTATCAAAACAGATTCAGAAGAGGTAAATGTTGGAGCTTCTGCCAATACGGATATCAAAATAAATGTTACCAACATCACCATCCCTCTCTTGGTAAAACAGTTTGGCCATGACTTTATTATTGAGGAGGTATTTTTTACCGGCGTAAGGACACCGGATAACAAGAACTATAACTCAGGAAGGTATTTTAAAATCACCAACAACACAGATAAGGTGCTGGATGCAGCCAACCTGATCATTGGCCAGTCTAACTTCCTTACGACTTCCAACGATAATCCTACTCCTTATGACACCAATACCTATTTCCCTGTGAAAGGCGTGATGATCCTTACCAGCACAACCCCCAAACTTGTGGAACCGGGAGACTTCATCGTGGTTGCTGATAACGCGATCAATCACTCACAGAATACTTCAACCGCTTACAACCTGCAAAATGCGGACTGGGAATTCCCTTCCAACAATCCTGCTCTGGGACAGGTAGACAACCCGAGTGTGCCGAATGCGGAAGTCATTTATACTCAGATGACCTACAATATGTTCTTCCTGCACAACAGAGGGTTTGAAAGCTATGTTATTGCCCGCTTTCCAGCAGGAGAAGATAAGAATACATTCCTGCAGAACCAGAAATACAATTATACATTCGTGAACAGCGCAGGAAATACGGTATCAAGAAGTGCTTATAAGATCCCGAATTCTTGGATCGTAGACGGAGTGAACAACAGTATCCCGACAGATTTCGTACAAACGCTTACGTCAGCCAGCATTGACGCAGGCTGGACTTCGGTAGGTTCCATGAACAACGATGCCACCCGCTATGGAAAATCAGTAAGGCGTAAAGTGATCGGGCAGACTTCAAAGGGGAAAAATGTGTATAAAGACACCAACAATTCTACCCTGGATTTTGTAAAGGACTCCCAGCCGAGCCTTAAAAACGGAATTACCCATTAA
- a CDS encoding DUF6850 family outer membrane beta-barrel protein, which produces MFSNKTSFTVLFIIACSLVKAQDSLDFFNQYRNQYSTERTLKSQLYYNPASMSDYSTASFSEFGTGYRSEHKDIYRQQMGAGERGLEIDARSFQKLNSRRAVWGRASYESLKQLKPKWNENLDFNRVAPYVLADSVGGDLKLERYSFAGGYSEEMNRFTLGLEASYTAQLGYRSRDPRINNSASDLWVNAGVNYKAFREYKIGIFTRLNKYTQNSTISFVSLLGNPYVYQMSGLGYSNNFFNGGKNAVAFEELGYQVGVQIMNKDGRDFLPSCHSRKLQKHQKYPDQQSLL; this is translated from the coding sequence ATGTTCAGTAATAAAACTTCTTTCACAGTACTTTTTATCATCGCCTGTTCTTTGGTGAAGGCCCAGGACAGCCTTGATTTTTTTAATCAATACCGAAATCAGTACAGCACAGAAAGAACTTTAAAATCCCAGTTGTACTATAATCCGGCCTCAATGTCGGATTATAGTACAGCCTCTTTTTCAGAATTCGGAACAGGATATCGGAGTGAACATAAAGACATCTACCGGCAGCAAATGGGCGCGGGAGAGCGGGGATTGGAAATTGATGCCCGCTCTTTCCAGAAGCTGAACAGCAGAAGAGCCGTCTGGGGCAGGGCCAGCTATGAAAGCCTTAAGCAACTGAAGCCCAAATGGAATGAAAACCTTGATTTCAACCGGGTGGCTCCCTATGTTTTAGCAGATTCCGTAGGCGGAGACCTGAAACTTGAACGGTATTCCTTTGCAGGAGGTTATTCTGAAGAAATGAATCGCTTTACCCTTGGGCTTGAAGCCAGCTACACTGCACAGCTTGGTTACCGGTCTCGGGATCCCAGGATCAATAATTCCGCATCTGACCTCTGGGTGAATGCAGGTGTGAACTACAAAGCATTCAGGGAATACAAAATCGGTATTTTTACCCGCCTCAATAAATATACCCAAAACAGCACCATATCATTTGTGAGCCTGTTGGGAAATCCTTACGTATACCAGATGTCAGGACTTGGATATTCCAACAATTTCTTCAATGGAGGAAAAAATGCCGTTGCCTTTGAGGAACTGGGCTATCAGGTTGGTGTGCAGATCATGAATAAAGACGGAAGGGATTTTTTACCTTCATGCCATAGCAGGAAACTCCAAAAACACCAAAAATATCCAGATCAGCAATCCTTATTATGA
- a CDS encoding DUF6850 family outer membrane beta-barrel protein — translation MSNPYYEASYLTNEQFIFEGAKFFNLNAHHRFGIFANYTASVKTGTEFGYSVNTQFTEQVFRRKAYRKEDYTSMVKLMYQYSTDRLTLNATPFFGHQDIKERKLYPVSGQKFVYNYFGISADLQQRLNENQVLSFSPYFIKRMVNRSISALSYTANAAINDWILQDYYFQAAGISTFGASLRYDVKLEKLPAFFVSTQYQSQKMLQKNNHLISIRLGITF, via the coding sequence ATCAGCAATCCTTATTATGAAGCATCATACCTCACCAATGAACAGTTTATTTTTGAAGGCGCCAAATTCTTCAATCTGAATGCCCATCACAGATTTGGTATCTTTGCCAATTATACCGCTTCTGTAAAAACAGGTACAGAATTCGGATATTCTGTCAACACCCAATTTACGGAGCAGGTTTTCAGGCGGAAAGCTTACCGTAAAGAAGATTACACCTCTATGGTAAAGCTGATGTATCAATACTCCACAGACCGTTTAACGCTGAATGCAACTCCGTTTTTTGGACACCAGGACATCAAGGAAAGAAAATTATATCCGGTATCCGGGCAGAAATTCGTGTATAATTATTTTGGAATCAGTGCAGATTTACAGCAAAGACTTAATGAAAACCAGGTTTTGAGCTTTAGCCCTTATTTCATTAAGCGGATGGTTAACCGTTCCATATCGGCACTATCTTACACAGCTAATGCAGCCATCAATGACTGGATACTTCAGGACTATTATTTTCAGGCAGCTGGTATTTCTACTTTCGGAGCGTCTTTAAGATATGATGTCAAACTAGAAAAGCTTCCGGCCTTCTTTGTCAGCACCCAGTATCAGTCCCAAAAGATGCTGCAAAAAAACAATCACCTGATCAGCATTCGATTAGGAATAACATTTTAG
- a CDS encoding cytochrome-c peroxidase, producing the protein MKRGIYWGLGCILIILWSFAPKVSRDLSAIQDPTIEDIVKSYKKAISEWPKPTIDKGVEWKEFMPIKSDSAYFTTQDKPNILLGKMLFFDPKLSKSNQISCSSCHDPEIGWSDKRRVALGNDHLQGGRNTLSLFNVSERKSFFWDGRAKSLEEQAAGPLGAHHEMAMDIKTLPAKIQAIKGYAPLFKNAYGSEKVTYERIVKAIADFQKTIKSQPSRFDRFLEGKYNALSDEEIYGMHIFRTKARCMNCHYGQYLTDESFHNIGLTYYKRKYEDLGLYNITKKPEDAGKFKTPQLRDLMLTQPWMHNGLFNELEGVINIYNSGMHQIDPAPEVKRNDPLHPVTDSLLKPLHLTPDEKKALAAFLKSMSGTRYKMRRPEIPVE; encoded by the coding sequence ATGAAGCGAGGTATATATTGGGGTTTAGGTTGTATTCTGATCATACTATGGAGTTTTGCGCCTAAAGTAAGCCGGGATCTTTCAGCGATTCAGGACCCGACTATTGAAGATATTGTGAAAAGCTATAAAAAAGCTATTTCAGAATGGCCGAAACCTACCATTGACAAAGGTGTGGAATGGAAAGAATTCATGCCCATCAAGTCAGACTCCGCCTATTTCACCACTCAAGATAAGCCGAACATATTGTTGGGCAAAATGCTGTTCTTTGATCCTAAATTATCAAAATCCAACCAGATATCCTGCAGCAGCTGCCATGATCCTGAAATCGGATGGTCAGACAAAAGAAGGGTAGCTCTGGGCAATGATCATTTGCAGGGAGGCAGGAATACCCTTTCACTGTTCAATGTTTCGGAAAGGAAATCTTTTTTTTGGGACGGCAGGGCAAAATCCCTTGAAGAACAGGCAGCCGGTCCGCTGGGAGCGCATCATGAAATGGCTATGGATATCAAAACCTTACCGGCAAAGATCCAGGCGATCAAAGGCTATGCCCCCCTTTTTAAAAATGCATATGGAAGTGAAAAAGTAACTTATGAAAGAATTGTAAAAGCCATTGCCGATTTCCAGAAGACCATTAAAAGCCAGCCAAGCCGCTTCGACAGATTCCTGGAAGGAAAGTATAATGCCCTGTCGGATGAGGAAATTTACGGCATGCATATCTTCAGAACAAAAGCCCGATGCATGAACTGCCATTATGGGCAGTATCTCACCGATGAATCTTTTCACAATATCGGCTTAACCTATTACAAAAGGAAATATGAAGACCTGGGACTTTACAACATCACTAAAAAACCGGAAGATGCGGGGAAATTTAAAACGCCCCAGCTCAGGGACCTTATGCTCACCCAGCCCTGGATGCACAACGGCCTGTTTAATGAGCTTGAAGGCGTCATTAATATCTATAACAGCGGAATGCATCAGATAGACCCTGCTCCGGAAGTAAAACGGAATGATCCTCTTCACCCTGTAACGGATTCTCTTCTGAAACCGCTGCATCTTACTCCGGATGAAAAGAAAGCTTTGGCTGCCTTTTTAAAGTCCATGTCAGGAACCCGATACAAAATGAGGAGACCTGAAATCCCGGTAGAATAG
- a CDS encoding VanZ family protein, whose protein sequence is MLKKFYQFIIYPYTLLLLYLMLFGFGRIDARYPDPTLRLEPVISTVQFTKSGLPWIYIVKIVLGNIIMFIPFGFLGWSFPKLRTLKNLMFNFLSAIIIVEALQYFTRLGIFEVDDIILNTFGVFLGWKIYRYIETHYGRFVTK, encoded by the coding sequence ATGTTAAAGAAATTTTATCAGTTTATTATTTATCCGTATACGCTGTTGCTGCTGTACCTTATGCTTTTCGGTTTTGGTAGGATCGATGCCAGGTATCCTGATCCTACGCTGAGGCTTGAACCTGTTATCTCAACGGTTCAGTTCACAAAGTCCGGGCTTCCCTGGATCTATATTGTTAAGATTGTCTTGGGAAATATCATTATGTTTATTCCATTTGGATTTTTAGGATGGTCATTTCCAAAGCTCAGAACGCTTAAAAATCTTATGTTTAATTTTCTGTCGGCCATTATTATCGTGGAGGCTCTTCAGTATTTTACACGGCTTGGGATTTTTGAGGTTGATGATATTATTCTGAACACCTTCGGTGTTTTTCTGGGATGGAAAATATACCGGTACATCGAAACACATTACGGCCGGTTCGTTACTAAATAA
- the lnt gene encoding apolipoprotein N-acyltransferase, producing MKYVLLTLISAMLLSISWPTYGVPFFIFFALVPLLMMEHGVSKFSGYDRKSWVVFGLSYLCFVIWNAVTTGWLYGSKNPDGSHSLMAVLFPVLVNSFLYALVFQCYHWYKNAQGTYWGLAFFIAIWMGFEKFHLSWELTWPWLNLGNAFSEYPKLIQWYDTLGATGGSFWILAVNIMIFYTVRIWEAGRKRKRLIINTLVVTALIALPMIISAIRYNTFDEKPVGQVNVLMLQPDLDPYAEKYSKDSIAIENDLLNLAGKNSTGKIDYYIAPETAIPGRGSISETAFDKSLMLNNIKDFLIKHPGSVFATGISSHRFYSNTDLLPKDAYQLNPRLWVESYNSAVQVVPGRKVEVYHKGKLVPGVEIFPYMNVLKPLLGNAMLNLGGTVASLGTDKERVAFSNPYNKGKLAPIICYESIYGEFVGDYVKKGANFLAIMTNDSWWGVTEGHKQLLSYARLRAIETRREIARAANSGISAHINAKGEITADTFYGDQTALFAKVNLYEGETFYVRSGDFLSRLCIFALGFLLFYHLIKRFQKRFMK from the coding sequence ATGAAATACGTTTTACTCACCCTTATTTCAGCCATGCTCTTATCTATTTCATGGCCGACGTATGGAGTTCCGTTCTTTATATTCTTTGCACTGGTGCCTCTTCTGATGATGGAGCATGGTGTTTCCAAATTTTCAGGTTACGACAGGAAGAGCTGGGTAGTCTTCGGGCTGTCCTACTTATGCTTTGTGATCTGGAACGCAGTAACGACTGGATGGCTTTACGGGTCTAAAAACCCTGACGGCAGCCATTCGCTGATGGCAGTCCTGTTTCCGGTGCTTGTTAATTCTTTCTTATATGCATTGGTATTCCAGTGTTATCACTGGTATAAAAATGCCCAGGGGACCTATTGGGGACTGGCTTTTTTCATCGCTATCTGGATGGGCTTTGAAAAATTCCATCTCAGCTGGGAGCTCACCTGGCCTTGGCTGAACCTCGGCAATGCATTTTCGGAATACCCGAAACTGATCCAGTGGTATGATACTCTGGGAGCTACAGGCGGAAGCTTCTGGATCCTTGCCGTAAACATCATGATTTTTTACACGGTAAGGATATGGGAAGCCGGAAGAAAAAGGAAAAGACTGATCATCAATACCCTTGTGGTAACCGCCCTTATCGCTTTACCTATGATCATTTCCGCTATCAGATACAATACCTTTGATGAAAAACCTGTGGGACAGGTGAATGTGCTGATGCTCCAGCCCGACCTTGATCCATACGCAGAAAAATACTCCAAAGACAGCATAGCTATAGAAAATGACCTCCTAAATCTGGCCGGAAAAAATTCCACCGGAAAAATTGATTATTATATCGCTCCTGAAACCGCCATTCCGGGCAGAGGCTCTATTTCAGAAACAGCTTTTGATAAAAGCCTGATGCTGAACAATATTAAAGATTTCCTCATCAAGCATCCGGGTTCCGTATTTGCAACAGGAATTTCTTCCCACCGTTTTTATTCGAATACGGATCTTCTGCCAAAGGATGCCTACCAGCTTAACCCAAGGCTTTGGGTAGAAAGTTATAATTCCGCTGTCCAGGTAGTTCCCGGCCGGAAAGTAGAGGTATATCACAAAGGCAAGCTGGTTCCGGGTGTTGAGATTTTCCCGTATATGAATGTCCTCAAACCATTGTTAGGCAATGCCATGCTCAACCTCGGCGGTACCGTAGCTTCACTGGGAACAGACAAAGAAAGGGTTGCTTTTTCAAACCCATACAACAAAGGCAAACTGGCTCCGATCATCTGCTATGAAAGCATTTATGGCGAATTTGTAGGCGACTATGTAAAAAAGGGCGCCAATTTCTTAGCGATTATGACCAACGATTCCTGGTGGGGCGTTACGGAAGGCCACAAGCAACTGCTATCCTACGCAAGATTAAGAGCTATTGAAACCAGAAGGGAAATTGCCCGGGCCGCCAATAGCGGGATATCCGCCCATATCAATGCCAAAGGAGAAATTACCGCCGATACTTTTTACGGCGACCAGACGGCTCTGTTTGCGAAAGTAAACCTGTATGAAGGAGAAACATTCTATGTAAGATCCGGAGATTTTCTTTCAAGACTGTGTATTTTCGCCTTAGGCTTTTTACTGTTTTACCATCTGATCAAACGCTTTCAGAAAAGGTTCATGAAGTAA
- a CDS encoding T9SS type A sorting domain-containing protein gives MKKFYIPILFVPMIFSSQTFSEVQTSIKNFYYGSNDIGDFDNDGKPDVIHNGAIDYDNDGTADATFNEIYINNNGSFSAYGNLGTEATHLGDIRFIDCNNDGLLDIVSTGLSYQDIVNYKHYRFLNNGTGFSKVEDTAGKVYGSIEVFDLNHDGKQDYAINGTQYINGTGFVNDLSLYQNTGNGFQLTQSWLEGTQNGSFKVADLNNDQLLDVVIFGYDENTAPFFKVYLNSANGLQVSQSLLPLANGKLACADFNGDGFLDFAAIGRNENDEEYLGVFMNDGTGQFTAQEIPGEGLSDSSIDAGDLNNDGYYDFIVIGNTAGYEGTVNVFLYNPALQSFTKAGNTSLYHLGGAGNIRLFDYDGDHQLDVLMTGFDWEDPDLKSFTKLYHNTSGATNAKPNAPTGLQVIKTGNTFNFTWSAASDDKTPANALQYQIKVGTTPGAQDVAKYVVTTPAWFLTLDPAIQNVYWSVRAIDASKVYSDPSAESTLSVNDSLVMTQLSVYPNPASESVFIIGEKVYDLELYSMDGKKLNVTLNHDQSVNVSGLSRGMYILKIKLKNNWVSKKLMIK, from the coding sequence GTGAAAAAATTTTATATTCCGATTCTTTTCGTTCCTATGATCTTCTCATCCCAGACTTTTTCTGAAGTTCAGACCAGCATTAAAAATTTCTATTACGGATCAAACGATATAGGGGATTTTGATAATGACGGAAAACCGGATGTGATCCACAACGGTGCCATAGACTATGATAATGATGGTACTGCCGATGCCACCTTCAATGAAATTTACATCAACAATAACGGCAGTTTTTCAGCGTACGGAAATTTAGGGACAGAGGCGACACATTTAGGGGATATCAGATTTATAGACTGTAATAATGACGGTTTGCTGGATATTGTTTCCACAGGGCTGAGCTATCAGGATATTGTCAACTATAAACACTACCGCTTTCTAAATAACGGAACAGGATTTTCAAAAGTAGAGGATACGGCCGGGAAAGTATACGGCTCCATAGAAGTTTTTGACCTTAATCACGATGGAAAGCAGGATTATGCGATTAACGGCACACAATACATCAACGGAACGGGTTTTGTCAATGATCTGAGCCTTTATCAGAATACGGGCAATGGTTTTCAGCTGACCCAATCCTGGCTTGAAGGAACTCAAAATGGCAGCTTTAAGGTAGCAGACCTGAATAACGACCAGCTTTTAGATGTTGTTATCTTCGGTTATGATGAAAATACGGCTCCGTTTTTTAAAGTATATCTGAATTCAGCTAACGGACTTCAGGTATCTCAGTCCCTTCTGCCTTTAGCCAACGGGAAATTAGCATGCGCGGATTTTAACGGTGACGGTTTCCTTGATTTTGCAGCCATCGGCCGCAATGAAAATGATGAAGAATACCTCGGTGTTTTTATGAATGACGGAACCGGACAATTCACTGCTCAGGAAATTCCGGGAGAAGGCCTTTCCGATTCCAGTATTGATGCAGGAGATCTTAATAATGACGGATATTATGATTTTATCGTCATTGGCAATACGGCAGGTTATGAAGGCACAGTCAATGTATTTTTATACAATCCTGCATTGCAGTCTTTTACAAAAGCAGGCAATACATCTCTGTATCATCTGGGCGGAGCTGGTAATATCAGGCTTTTTGATTATGATGGCGACCATCAGCTGGATGTCCTGATGACTGGTTTTGATTGGGAGGACCCGGATTTAAAATCATTCACCAAACTCTATCACAATACCTCCGGAGCTACAAATGCAAAACCCAATGCCCCGACCGGTTTACAGGTGATTAAAACCGGAAATACATTTAATTTTACATGGAGTGCTGCGTCGGATGACAAAACTCCGGCAAATGCATTACAATATCAAATTAAAGTCGGGACAACGCCCGGAGCACAGGATGTGGCAAAATATGTCGTTACGACCCCTGCATGGTTTCTAACATTAGATCCTGCAATTCAGAATGTGTACTGGAGTGTGCGGGCAATTGATGCCTCAAAAGTTTATTCTGATCCGTCGGCTGAAAGTACACTAAGTGTTAATGATTCCCTTGTGATGACGCAGCTGTCTGTATACCCAAACCCGGCATCTGAAAGCGTATTCATCATAGGTGAAAAAGTATATGATCTGGAGCTGTATTCGATGGATGGTAAAAAGCTGAATGTTACCCTTAACCATGATCAGTCAGTCAATGTTTCGGGTCTTTCAAGAGGCATGTATATTCTGAAGATCAAACTTAAGAATAATTGGGTGAGCAAAAAACTAATGATCAAATAA
- the rpmB gene encoding 50S ribosomal protein L28, whose protein sequence is MSRICQITGKRAMVGNNVSHANNKTKRRFEINLLEKKFYLPEQDKHVTLKVSAHGLRVINKIGIEEAIERATRNGLIKKN, encoded by the coding sequence ATGTCAAGAATTTGCCAAATAACAGGAAAGCGTGCAATGGTTGGTAACAACGTTTCTCACGCTAATAACAAAACGAAGCGTCGTTTTGAAATTAACTTATTAGAGAAGAAATTTTACCTTCCGGAGCAAGATAAGCACGTAACACTGAAAGTATCAGCTCATGGATTGAGAGTGATTAACAAGATTGGAATCGAAGAAGCTATTGAAAGAGCTACTAGAAACGGATTGATTAAAAAGAACTAA
- the rpmG gene encoding 50S ribosomal protein L33 yields MAKKGNRVQVILECTEHKESGMAGMSRYISTKNKKNTTERLELKKYNPVLKKYTLHKEIK; encoded by the coding sequence ATGGCAAAAAAAGGAAACAGAGTTCAAGTAATCCTTGAATGTACAGAGCACAAAGAAAGCGGAATGGCGGGAATGTCAAGATACATTTCTACAAAAAATAAAAAGAACACAACAGAGAGATTAGAGCTTAAAAAGTACAATCCGGTTCTTAAGAAATATACGCTTCACAAAGAAATCAAGTAA
- a CDS encoding DUF4295 domain-containing protein: MAKKVVATLQSGQSKKMTKVVKMVKSSKSGAYVFEEKVMNADEVDGYLKK, from the coding sequence ATGGCAAAAAAAGTAGTAGCAACCCTACAGAGCGGTCAGTCTAAGAAAATGACCAAAGTGGTGAAAATGGTGAAGTCTTCCAAATCCGGAGCTTACGTTTTCGAAGAAAAAGTAATGAATGCAGACGAAGTTGACGGTTATTTAAAAAAATAA
- the ftsY gene encoding signal recognition particle-docking protein FtsY, producing the protein MSWFKNIFKKEEKETLDKGLEKSSQGFFEKMTKAVVGKSKVDDEVLDDLEEILIASDVGASTTIKIIQRIEERVAKDKYVSVSELDRILREEISGLLLENPHATTGNIDSSKKPYVIMVVGVNGVGKTTTIGKLAHQFKSEGKKVVLGAADTFRAAAVDQLTIWSERVGVPIVKQNMGSDPASVAFDTVQSAVAQDADVVIIDTAGRLHNKVNLMNELSKIKRVMQKVIPDAPHEILLVLDGSTGQNAFEQAKQFTAATEVNALAVTKLDGTAKGGVVIGISDQFQIPVKYIGVGEKMQDLQLFNGIEFVDSFFKKR; encoded by the coding sequence ATGAGTTGGTTTAAAAACATTTTTAAAAAAGAAGAAAAAGAAACTTTAGACAAAGGCCTTGAAAAATCCAGTCAGGGTTTCTTTGAAAAAATGACTAAAGCGGTAGTCGGGAAAAGCAAGGTAGATGATGAAGTTCTGGACGATCTGGAAGAGATTCTTATTGCATCCGATGTAGGCGCATCTACTACCATCAAAATTATCCAGAGAATAGAAGAACGTGTTGCCAAAGATAAATATGTAAGTGTAAGTGAGCTTGACAGAATCCTTCGTGAAGAAATTTCAGGACTGCTTCTGGAAAATCCTCACGCCACAACAGGAAATATAGATTCCTCCAAGAAACCATATGTCATTATGGTGGTTGGGGTGAATGGTGTGGGAAAAACCACTACCATTGGTAAGCTCGCACACCAGTTCAAATCTGAAGGCAAGAAAGTAGTACTTGGTGCTGCGGATACCTTCAGAGCCGCTGCTGTAGACCAGCTAACGATATGGAGTGAAAGAGTTGGTGTTCCTATTGTAAAGCAGAATATGGGTTCCGACCCTGCTTCGGTAGCTTTTGATACTGTACAAAGTGCCGTAGCGCAGGATGCTGATGTTGTTATTATTGATACGGCAGGGAGGCTCCATAATAAAGTCAACCTGATGAACGAGCTTTCCAAGATCAAACGTGTGATGCAGAAAGTCATTCCCGACGCTCCTCATGAAATCCTCCTGGTACTTGACGGTTCTACCGGCCAGAATGCTTTTGAGCAGGCAAAACAGTTTACCGCGGCTACGGAAGTTAATGCGCTGGCCGTAACCAAACTGGACGGAACTGCTAAAGGAGGTGTAGTCATAGGTATCTCCGACCAGTTCCAGATCCCTGTTAAGTACATCGGCGTCGGTGAAAAGATGCAGGACCTGCAGTTGTTTAATGGTATAGAATTTGTTGACTCTTTTTTCAAAAAGCGGTAA
- a CDS encoding GlsB/YeaQ/YmgE family stress response membrane protein translates to MGFLTWILFGLIAGAIAKMIMPGNQGGGWLLTIILGIVGAFVGGAIGVYVLHWGDVESFWNPRSWILAIGGALIVLWIYGMATRKS, encoded by the coding sequence ATGGGATTTTTAACATGGATTTTATTCGGTCTTATTGCAGGAGCAATTGCAAAAATGATTATGCCGGGCAACCAGGGAGGTGGCTGGCTTTTAACCATTATTCTGGGAATTGTAGGAGCATTTGTAGGAGGAGCCATCGGAGTATACGTCCTTCATTGGGGTGATGTAGAAAGTTTCTGGAATCCAAGAAGCTGGATTCTGGCCATCGGAGGTGCATTGATTGTCCTCTGGATTTACGGAATGGCTACGAGAAAAAGTTAG